Proteins encoded within one genomic window of Ideonella dechloratans:
- a CDS encoding flagellin N-terminal helical domain-containing protein, which translates to MGQTINTNVISLNAQRNLSASQSSLATSMQRLSSGLRINSAKDDAAGLAIAERMNAQVKGMNVAIRNANDGISMAQTAEGALAQVGDSLQRMRELAVQARNATNSSSDKDSLNKEFAQLQSEIQRVLGGTSFNGKHMLGAQATAMTFQIGANTTADDVLTVTTTDMTANADITAVTSGASIAATATDGAIKTVIDNIDKAIDTVNDQRATFGATQSRFDAIISSLQSGVENQSAARGRIMDADFAQETANMSRAQILQQAGTAMVAQANQMPQQVLSLLR; encoded by the coding sequence ATGGGTCAAACCATCAACACCAACGTCATTTCGCTGAACGCCCAGCGGAATCTGTCGGCCTCGCAATCGTCGCTGGCCACCTCGATGCAACGCCTGTCTTCAGGTCTGCGCATCAACTCGGCCAAGGACGACGCGGCCGGCCTGGCCATCGCCGAGCGCATGAATGCCCAGGTCAAGGGCATGAATGTGGCGATCCGCAACGCCAACGACGGCATCTCCATGGCCCAGACCGCCGAAGGCGCGCTGGCTCAGGTGGGTGATTCGCTGCAGCGCATGCGTGAACTGGCCGTGCAGGCCCGCAACGCCACCAACTCCAGCTCGGACAAGGACTCGCTGAACAAGGAGTTCGCCCAGCTGCAAAGCGAAATCCAGCGCGTGCTGGGGGGCACCAGCTTCAACGGCAAGCACATGCTGGGCGCGCAAGCCACGGCGATGACTTTCCAGATCGGTGCCAACACCACGGCGGATGATGTGCTGACGGTCACCACCACAGACATGACCGCCAACGCCGACATCACCGCAGTCACCAGTGGCGCGTCGATTGCAGCGACAGCCACGGATGGTGCGATCAAGACCGTGATCGACAACATCGACAAGGCCATCGACACGGTGAACGACCAGCGCGCCACCTTCGGTGCCACCCAGAGCCGCTTCGACGCGATCATCTCCAGCCTGCAGAGCGGGGTGGAGAACCAGAGCGCGGCCCGCGGCCGGATCATGGATGCGGACTTCGCCCAGGAAACCGCCAACATGAGCCGCGCCCAGATCCTGCAGCAGGCCGGCACCGCGATGGTGGCCCAGGCCAACCAGATGCCGCAGCAAGTCCTGTCGCTTCTTCGATGA
- a CDS encoding glycosyltransferase, with protein sequence MSAEPPPAARAWRTALVMIVRDGGAGLSRALASMAPWVDEMVVLDTGSIDDSVARARAAGARVAHFTWVNDFSAARNAALDLAGADWHIVLDADEWLIDGGPVLAALRQQAPDHVGRIEVDSDQGEGQDSAPSWLSRVLPGAVRYRGRVHEQPAHTLPVRPLAVRLGHAGYRPAALAAKAGRNATLLQAALHEQPQDAYLWYQLGKDHDVYERWAEAVDAFNQAEQHLAGAAPAWLHDLTVRRLHALKRCGRHAEAFEQARQGLERWQQSPDFFFALGDLLLDWAAEQPALAPELIPMIEDAWQRCLALGEHPEHEGAVRGRGSHLAAGNLALLYDMVGRPADAAHCRQLAAQR encoded by the coding sequence ATGTCTGCCGAGCCCCCGCCCGCCGCCCGCGCCTGGCGCACCGCGCTGGTGATGATCGTGCGCGACGGGGGCGCCGGCCTCTCCCGGGCCCTGGCCAGCATGGCCCCCTGGGTGGACGAGATGGTGGTGCTGGACACCGGCTCCATCGACGACAGCGTGGCCCGCGCCCGTGCCGCCGGCGCCCGCGTGGCGCACTTCACCTGGGTGAACGACTTCAGCGCCGCCCGCAACGCCGCCCTGGACCTGGCCGGCGCCGACTGGCACATCGTGCTGGACGCCGACGAATGGCTGATCGACGGCGGGCCCGTGCTGGCGGCCCTGCGGCAGCAGGCGCCAGACCATGTCGGCCGCATCGAGGTGGACAGCGACCAGGGCGAGGGCCAGGACAGTGCCCCCAGCTGGCTGAGCCGGGTGCTGCCCGGCGCCGTGCGCTACCGGGGCCGCGTGCATGAACAACCCGCCCACACCCTGCCCGTGCGGCCGCTGGCCGTGCGCCTGGGCCACGCGGGCTACCGCCCGGCCGCCCTGGCGGCCAAGGCCGGCCGCAACGCCACCCTGCTGCAGGCAGCCCTGCACGAACAGCCGCAAGACGCCTACCTCTGGTACCAGCTGGGCAAGGACCACGATGTCTATGAACGCTGGGCCGAGGCCGTGGACGCCTTCAATCAGGCCGAGCAGCACCTGGCCGGCGCGGCCCCCGCCTGGCTGCACGACCTGACCGTGCGCCGCCTGCATGCGCTCAAGCGCTGTGGCCGGCACGCCGAGGCTTTCGAGCAGGCCCGGCAGGGGCTGGAACGCTGGCAGCAGTCGCCCGACTTCTTCTTCGCCCTGGGTGACCTGCTGCTGGACTGGGCGGCCGAGCAGCCCGCGCTGGCCCCCGAACTGATCCCGATGATCGAGGACGCCTGGCAGCGCTGCCTGGCCTTGGGCGAGCACCCGGAGCACGAAGGTGCGGTGCGCGGCCGCGGCAGCCACCTGGCCGCGGGCAACCTGGCCCTGCTCTACGACATGGTGGGGCGCCCGGCCGACGCGGCCCACTGCCGCCAGCTGGCGGCGCAGAGATAG
- a CDS encoding O-linked N-acetylglucosamine transferase, SPINDLY family protein, translating to MNTLHPGAQRHWHHGVQALRAGQWQEAAQAFTDGLRQDPADALMWLNLARAQLSDNRLEPATDAARRARDLQPANPLTVRMLAECLSRQNRREECAAVFDAYPADAPRDADFLNAQGNALFQARRLHEAVDIFFKALALQVDNALVHYRLGLTFRDLALNREATECFRTAIALDDGAVRLLSLSLLVHESRQSCDWSTLEADTAALLAALDQVNDTTGQMLSPFALLAVDATPEQQRRMGAIRARSLSQGVVPLPAPGPRRPGRIRVGYLSSDFHHHATAVLMAELLERRDSARFEVTLYCHSLDDGTPLMHRIRAACDHHVDVRHLSNEDVARRMRDDGIDIAVDLKGHTRGSRFELLAWRPAPVQVTFLGYPASTGADFIDYLIGDPVVTPLAQAGQYSEHIAQLPHSYQPNDRQRPLPPCPPRAELGLPEDAVVLCCFNQTYKISPHMLDLWAAILHGAPRAVLWMLRWNAHAEAHLTQELAARGVAAERIVWAPKRTLEDHIARLRAADLFLDTWPCNAHTTASEALWAAVPVLTVPGPTFASRVGASLVTACGLPDLACASEADYVALGTALANDPGLLAHLKRELDSHRLELPLFDTDRYARDYEALLTRMFERQQAGLPPEHLPPGA from the coding sequence ATGAACACGCTCCACCCCGGCGCACAGCGCCATTGGCACCACGGCGTCCAGGCCCTGCGCGCCGGTCAATGGCAGGAAGCCGCCCAGGCCTTCACCGACGGCCTGCGGCAGGACCCGGCCGATGCGCTGATGTGGCTGAACCTGGCCCGCGCGCAGCTGTCCGACAACCGGCTGGAGCCCGCCACCGACGCCGCCCGCCGCGCGCGCGACCTGCAGCCGGCCAACCCGCTGACCGTGCGCATGCTGGCCGAATGCCTGTCGCGCCAGAACCGGCGCGAAGAATGCGCCGCGGTCTTCGACGCCTACCCGGCCGACGCCCCGCGCGACGCCGACTTCCTCAACGCCCAGGGCAACGCCCTGTTCCAGGCCCGCCGCCTGCACGAAGCGGTGGACATCTTCTTCAAGGCCCTGGCCCTGCAGGTGGACAACGCCCTGGTGCACTACCGCCTGGGCCTGACCTTCCGCGATCTGGCGCTCAACCGCGAGGCCACCGAGTGCTTCCGCACCGCCATCGCGCTGGACGACGGGGCGGTGCGGCTGCTGTCGCTGTCCCTGCTGGTGCATGAAAGCCGCCAGAGCTGCGACTGGAGCACGCTGGAGGCCGACACCGCCGCCCTGCTGGCCGCCCTGGACCAGGTGAACGACACCACCGGTCAGATGCTCTCGCCCTTCGCCCTGCTGGCGGTGGACGCCACGCCCGAACAGCAGCGTCGCATGGGCGCCATCCGCGCCCGCAGCCTCAGCCAGGGCGTGGTGCCGCTGCCCGCACCCGGTCCGCGCCGCCCGGGCCGCATCCGTGTGGGCTACCTGTCCAGCGACTTCCACCACCATGCCACCGCCGTGCTGATGGCCGAGCTGCTGGAGCGCCGCGACAGCGCCCGCTTCGAGGTCACGCTCTACTGCCACAGCCTGGACGACGGCACCCCGCTGATGCACCGCATCCGCGCCGCCTGCGATCACCATGTGGACGTGCGCCACCTGTCCAACGAGGATGTGGCCCGGCGCATGCGCGACGACGGCATCGACATCGCGGTGGACCTCAAGGGCCACACCCGCGGCAGCCGCTTCGAGCTGCTGGCCTGGCGTCCGGCCCCGGTGCAGGTCACCTTCCTGGGCTACCCGGCCAGCACCGGCGCCGACTTCATCGACTACCTGATCGGCGACCCGGTGGTCACCCCGCTGGCCCAGGCCGGCCAGTACAGCGAACACATCGCCCAGCTGCCCCACAGCTACCAGCCCAACGACCGCCAGCGCCCGCTGCCGCCCTGCCCGCCCCGGGCCGAGCTGGGCCTGCCGGAAGACGCGGTGGTGCTGTGCTGCTTCAACCAGACCTACAAGATCTCGCCGCACATGCTGGACCTGTGGGCCGCCATCCTGCACGGCGCCCCCCGGGCCGTGCTGTGGATGCTGCGCTGGAACGCCCACGCCGAGGCCCACCTGACGCAGGAGCTGGCCGCCCGTGGTGTGGCCGCCGAGCGCATCGTCTGGGCCCCCAAGCGCACGCTGGAAGACCACATCGCCCGCCTGCGTGCAGCCGACCTCTTCCTGGACACCTGGCCCTGCAACGCGCACACCACCGCCAGCGAGGCCCTGTGGGCCGCCGTGCCGGTGCTCACCGTCCCCGGGCCCACCTTCGCCTCGCGGGTGGGTGCCAGTCTGGTGACGGCCTGTGGTCTGCCGGATCTGGCCTGCGCCTCCGAGGCCGACTACGTCGCCCTGGGCACCGCCCTGGCCAACGACCCCGGCCTGCTGGCCCACCTCAAGCGCGAACTCGACAGCCACCGGCTGGAGCTGCCGCTGTTCGACACCGACCGCTATGCGCGGGACTACGAAGCCCTGCTCACCCGCATGTTCGAGCGCCAGCAGGCGGGTCTCCCGCCAGAGCATCTGCCCCCCGGTGCCTGA
- a CDS encoding glycosyltransferase family 2 protein, whose product MKLTIAIPTFNRLPQLQQAIAAVRALEIPPGLELHLALSNIASRDGTRDYLDALQLPGIALHIYNTPFWEMRFKKDIRSNWVRLAGAVPRDSDWVWLHGDDDVILDPRALHRVVALARSAEQPRLLMFPQAKRSTGSGQHYAGQLIDLCQAHGFHEMLGWMSQLVMCGPLFFAAMSDFARFAGESLDDHDPRTEPTLPRRELLAGEDPQSAERLTDSRVSAFHHATMVLRHFRDQVAVFVDDRIIDEQPQLPPGQEDRPTRRSSENVRDRFFYLVDDFVEHLGLPPRSLSPHFLRYVNKSLADLMTNVLAEDLLVPGDCLLDRQGKLERLHRLRELMADEAQRQELSRRLALIEDAMRRESSESRRAMQALYQATKQPRLPFQIMPA is encoded by the coding sequence ATGAAGCTGACCATCGCCATCCCCACCTTCAATCGCCTGCCGCAGCTGCAGCAGGCCATCGCGGCCGTGCGTGCGCTGGAGATCCCTCCCGGCCTGGAACTCCACCTGGCCCTGTCCAACATTGCCTCCCGGGATGGCACGCGCGACTACCTGGATGCCCTGCAGTTGCCTGGCATCGCCCTGCACATCTACAATACGCCATTCTGGGAGATGCGCTTCAAGAAGGACATCCGCTCCAACTGGGTGCGCCTGGCCGGGGCGGTGCCGCGCGACAGTGACTGGGTCTGGCTGCATGGCGATGACGATGTCATCCTGGACCCCCGCGCTCTGCACCGCGTGGTGGCGCTGGCACGGTCGGCCGAGCAACCGCGCCTGCTGATGTTTCCACAGGCCAAGCGCTCGACGGGCTCCGGGCAACACTACGCCGGCCAGCTGATCGACCTCTGCCAGGCCCACGGCTTCCACGAGATGCTCGGCTGGATGTCCCAGTTGGTCATGTGCGGCCCGCTGTTCTTTGCGGCCATGTCGGACTTCGCCCGCTTTGCCGGCGAATCCCTGGACGACCACGATCCGCGGACCGAACCCACCTTGCCGCGCAGGGAGCTCCTGGCCGGCGAAGACCCGCAAAGCGCCGAGCGGCTGACCGACAGCCGCGTCTCGGCCTTCCACCATGCCACGATGGTGCTGAGGCACTTCCGCGACCAGGTCGCGGTGTTCGTCGACGATCGCATCATCGACGAGCAGCCCCAGCTGCCGCCCGGCCAGGAGGATCGGCCGACACGGCGTTCCTCCGAGAACGTGCGCGACCGCTTCTTCTACCTGGTGGACGACTTCGTCGAGCACCTGGGTCTGCCGCCCCGCTCCTTGAGCCCGCACTTCCTGCGCTATGTGAACAAATCCCTGGCCGACCTGATGACCAATGTGCTCGCCGAGGACCTGCTGGTTCCGGGCGACTGCCTGCTGGATCGGCAGGGCAAGCTCGAGCGCCTGCACCGGCTGCGCGAGCTGATGGCCGACGAGGCCCAGCGCCAGGAGTTGAGCCGGCGGCTGGCGCTGATCGAGGACGCCATGCGCCGCGAGAGCAGCGAATCCAGGCGCGCCATGCAGGCGCTCTACCAGGCCACCAAGCAGCCCCGCCTGCCCTTCCAGATCATGCCGGCGTGA
- a CDS encoding B12-binding domain-containing radical SAM protein, whose protein sequence is MTTHEQALDLAPGGGLGPAPNVLLIVPPNITFEAFAAPGKNSKSWRHANGHDYGVLITDVPLGVLTISAYLKREFGCAVKVIDFNTEIHKTWNHPDSLDFAPWFTEVLARVQAEGFTPDLVGFSSLFITGYENVLMLARLARQTFPSAFVIGGGNVATTMYREIFEDAPEAFDALCYGEGELPLKELLSAADPRRYCEASNHWVTRGNLQSSGIYTHHFIDRLDDVPYLDYDCIDLQDYHYSPTIKAYTNIADKTNYITYMGSRGCPFLCTFCAAHAVHGRKVRAFSVERIEAELTALKTRLGASTLVIEDDMFLWDVDWAKAVLRIAQRLDLNCFFPNALALYALDWDMLVELHKTGVRQLTLAVESGSARVLKELMRKPLKLSITERVVTDCRKLGIYTDCNIIIGMPGETREDIEDTRRFLRNLGASWYRINVATPLSGSEMYLDARAKGQIKGDIRLAGYKKCVVETEHFTPQEIENIAYDINLESNFLNNIDVRLGHFQHAIEIFSNVLLLRDDHALAMYMIAYCLQRLGQQAQAQQRLDELARGLERSSFWTGFFADKGLWADGQVSFAYLEQLPAAAQLTPA, encoded by the coding sequence ATGACGACACATGAGCAAGCGCTGGACCTGGCGCCCGGCGGCGGCCTGGGGCCGGCACCGAACGTGCTGCTGATCGTGCCACCCAACATCACCTTCGAGGCCTTTGCCGCGCCGGGCAAGAACAGCAAGTCATGGCGCCACGCCAATGGCCACGACTACGGCGTCCTGATCACCGATGTCCCCTTGGGGGTGTTGACGATCAGCGCCTACCTCAAGCGCGAGTTCGGCTGTGCGGTGAAGGTGATCGACTTCAACACCGAGATCCACAAGACCTGGAACCACCCCGACAGCCTCGACTTCGCGCCCTGGTTCACCGAGGTGCTGGCGCGTGTGCAGGCCGAGGGCTTCACACCCGATCTGGTGGGCTTTTCCTCGCTGTTCATCACGGGCTACGAGAACGTGCTGATGCTGGCGCGCCTGGCCCGGCAGACCTTTCCCTCGGCGTTCGTGATCGGTGGCGGCAACGTGGCGACCACCATGTACCGGGAGATCTTCGAGGACGCGCCGGAGGCTTTCGATGCCCTGTGCTACGGCGAGGGGGAGCTGCCGCTGAAGGAACTGCTCAGCGCCGCCGATCCGCGGCGCTACTGCGAGGCCTCCAACCACTGGGTGACACGTGGCAACCTCCAGTCCAGCGGCATCTACACCCATCACTTCATCGACCGCCTGGACGATGTGCCCTACCTGGACTACGACTGCATCGACCTGCAGGACTACCACTACAGCCCGACGATCAAGGCCTACACCAACATCGCCGACAAGACCAACTACATCACCTACATGGGCAGCCGGGGCTGTCCGTTCCTGTGCACCTTCTGCGCCGCGCATGCGGTGCACGGCCGCAAGGTGCGGGCCTTCAGCGTCGAGCGCATCGAGGCCGAACTGACGGCGCTCAAGACCCGTCTGGGTGCCAGCACCCTGGTCATCGAGGACGACATGTTCCTCTGGGATGTGGACTGGGCCAAGGCGGTTCTGAGGATCGCCCAGCGTCTGGACCTGAACTGCTTCTTCCCCAACGCGCTGGCGCTGTATGCGCTGGACTGGGACATGCTCGTCGAGCTGCACAAGACGGGCGTGCGGCAACTGACCCTGGCGGTGGAATCGGGCAGTGCACGGGTGCTCAAGGAGCTGATGCGCAAGCCGCTCAAGCTGTCGATCACCGAGCGGGTGGTCACCGACTGCCGCAAGCTGGGCATCTACACCGACTGCAACATCATCATCGGCATGCCGGGCGAGACGCGCGAGGACATCGAGGACACGCGCCGCTTCCTGCGCAACCTGGGCGCCAGCTGGTACCGCATCAACGTGGCGACACCCTTGTCTGGCAGCGAGATGTACCTGGACGCGCGGGCCAAGGGCCAGATCAAGGGCGACATCCGCCTGGCGGGCTACAAGAAGTGCGTGGTCGAGACCGAGCACTTCACGCCGCAGGAAATCGAGAACATCGCCTACGACATCAACCTCGAATCCAACTTCCTGAACAACATCGACGTGCGGCTGGGCCACTTCCAGCATGCCATCGAGATCTTCTCGAACGTGCTGCTGCTGCGCGACGACCATGCGCTGGCCATGTACATGATCGCCTACTGCCTGCAGCGGCTGGGCCAGCAGGCCCAGGCGCAGCAAAGGCTGGACGAACTGGCCCGTGGCCTGGAGCGTTCGTCCTTCTGGACCGGTTTCTTTGCCGACAAGGGCCTGTGGGCAGACGGCCAGGTGTCGTTCGCCTATCTCGAGCAGCTGCCTGCGGCCGCCCAGCTCACGCCGGCATGA
- a CDS encoding NAD-dependent epimerase/dehydratase family protein — translation MNLAQAQILQAETQRLAACQPLDWAHLQGGRLLLTGCTGPFGWWLLQRLAHAQAHEGLQLRGVALLTRRAAAAQAWLSLLPPLAGLEVIEGDVTQIDRRDIAFTHLVHGATTSAHETFGGASAISKFDTLVDGTRAVVRLCRRARPQAVLFLGSGVVYGPRPGPVEETDHHAPDTLDPGSGLAQAKRAAEFILGCAAQELGFSLTIARCFAFAGPGIPLDVHYALGNFVQQALQAPALVVQGDGRPLRSFLHLGDLAIWLWRMLAAAPGTPARVFNVGSDAALSIGELAQLVAAELSPHKPVQVLGQLSDRAKNIDRSVYLPNIAKARRELGLDAWTSLPTSIRLMGRYLQACGPHTGDKP, via the coding sequence ATGAACCTGGCGCAAGCGCAGATCCTGCAGGCTGAGACGCAACGTCTGGCGGCCTGCCAGCCGCTGGACTGGGCTCATCTGCAGGGGGGCCGTCTGCTGCTGACGGGCTGCACCGGCCCCTTCGGCTGGTGGCTGCTGCAGCGCCTGGCCCATGCGCAGGCACACGAGGGCTTGCAGCTGCGCGGTGTGGCGCTGCTGACGCGGCGGGCAGCGGCGGCGCAGGCCTGGCTGTCCCTGTTGCCGCCCCTGGCCGGCCTGGAGGTCATCGAAGGCGATGTCACCCAGATCGACCGGCGCGACATCGCCTTCACCCACCTGGTCCACGGCGCCACCACCTCGGCCCACGAGACCTTTGGGGGGGCCAGCGCGATCAGCAAGTTCGACACCCTGGTGGATGGCACGCGGGCCGTGGTCCGGCTGTGCCGCCGTGCCCGTCCGCAGGCCGTGCTGTTCCTGGGCTCCGGGGTGGTCTATGGGCCCCGGCCCGGGCCGGTGGAGGAGACGGACCACCACGCGCCGGACACCCTGGACCCGGGGTCAGGCCTGGCACAGGCCAAGCGGGCGGCCGAGTTCATCCTCGGCTGTGCGGCCCAGGAGCTGGGCTTCTCGCTGACCATCGCGCGCTGCTTCGCCTTCGCCGGCCCCGGGATTCCGCTCGATGTGCATTACGCGCTGGGCAACTTCGTGCAGCAGGCCCTGCAGGCGCCGGCCCTGGTGGTGCAGGGGGACGGCCGACCCTTGCGCTCCTTCCTGCACCTGGGCGACCTGGCCATCTGGCTGTGGCGCATGCTGGCTGCCGCCCCCGGCACGCCGGCCCGGGTCTTCAACGTGGGGTCGGATGCCGCGCTGAGCATCGGCGAGCTGGCCCAACTGGTGGCGGCCGAGCTGAGCCCGCACAAGCCCGTGCAGGTGCTTGGGCAACTCAGCGACCGGGCCAAGAACATCGACCGATCGGTCTATCTTCCCAACATTGCCAAGGCGCGGCGCGAACTCGGGCTGGACGCCTGGACCTCGCTGCCGACCTCGATTCGCCTGATGGGGCGGTATCTGCAAGCCTGCGGGCCTCACACTGGAGACAAGCCATGA
- a CDS encoding radical SAM/SPASM domain-containing protein, protein METELLVKSLSAEELAKRNGLAARKPYVAAKLARIAEMEERGEISPIIRLEKSYLCNFQCTHCSAEYYMDRHLEKVIKIHDEREKMDLEDVRRISREADALGLARFVITGGEPLVMKDFDAVVEAIDPERHYIITDTNGWFLDGARARHLKSIGVEKVQLSLDSMVETDHDNFRNKKGSYKRVMRAVDASLEAGLNLILSTVLVKGRARTAEFEEMCRFATDRGIGLYVSYAKPTGSCSEHPEFVIEKEDADIVRELERKYKVFTHMTPSYGSFKGCITTKGIITITSTMEITPCPYIDMSIGNLRQTPLKEILARGMANPWMGPYRPDCIIGEDPQFIALHAAKTAGAKLLPLPYGQGFSDQDRLDDALPEPVYQGHFDTHGRCDPRGLKAPVHLKCRRYFQIEAPTSTLAQMHERLVRHLPGACPSLDEFSRAVQGLRERIAADPALAGALNGPVVPFILPQSLISDEGSALEEFYLPRVAQAFTEAHPGKVFKDHHTQPLSGHLRTRAGSRHEQLLQRLQAGPVIGLYLPALREYSVPAAVERLAGLPADWLLAGGLDTAAALIAEPGLLLREQGYTPLLWTAALEGQAGEGHCFEAYGYDMSFNRRKHFDACAETSTCALVVLA, encoded by the coding sequence ATGGAAACCGAACTGCTCGTCAAGTCGCTGTCCGCCGAGGAACTGGCCAAGCGCAACGGCCTGGCTGCGCGCAAGCCCTATGTGGCGGCCAAGCTGGCCCGCATCGCCGAGATGGAGGAGCGCGGCGAGATCAGCCCCATCATCCGCCTGGAGAAGAGCTACCTGTGCAACTTCCAGTGCACCCACTGCTCGGCCGAGTACTACATGGATCGCCACCTGGAGAAGGTGATCAAGATCCATGACGAGCGCGAGAAGATGGACCTGGAGGACGTGCGCCGCATCTCGCGCGAGGCCGATGCCCTGGGCCTGGCGCGCTTCGTCATCACCGGCGGCGAGCCCCTGGTGATGAAGGACTTCGACGCGGTGGTCGAGGCCATCGATCCCGAGCGCCACTACATCATCACCGACACCAACGGCTGGTTCCTGGATGGCGCGCGCGCGCGCCACCTCAAGTCTATCGGGGTCGAGAAGGTGCAGCTGTCGCTGGACAGCATGGTCGAGACCGACCACGACAACTTCCGCAACAAGAAGGGCTCGTACAAGCGGGTCATGCGTGCGGTGGACGCCAGCCTGGAGGCCGGGCTGAACCTCATCCTGTCGACCGTGCTGGTCAAGGGCCGTGCGCGCACCGCCGAGTTCGAGGAAATGTGCCGCTTCGCCACCGATCGCGGCATCGGCCTGTATGTCTCCTATGCCAAGCCCACCGGCTCGTGCAGCGAGCACCCCGAGTTCGTGATCGAGAAGGAAGACGCCGACATCGTGCGCGAGCTCGAGCGCAAGTACAAGGTGTTCACCCACATGACGCCCTCCTACGGCTCGTTCAAGGGCTGCATCACCACCAAGGGCATCATCACCATCACCTCGACGATGGAGATCACGCCCTGCCCGTACATCGACATGTCGATCGGCAACCTGCGCCAGACGCCGCTCAAGGAGATCCTGGCGCGTGGCATGGCCAACCCGTGGATGGGCCCCTACCGGCCCGACTGCATCATCGGCGAGGACCCGCAGTTCATCGCCCTGCATGCGGCCAAGACGGCCGGCGCCAAGCTGCTGCCGCTGCCCTACGGCCAGGGCTTCAGCGACCAGGACCGGCTCGATGATGCCTTGCCCGAGCCGGTCTACCAGGGCCACTTCGACACCCATGGCCGTTGCGACCCGCGCGGCCTGAAGGCGCCGGTGCATCTGAAGTGCCGGCGTTATTTCCAGATCGAGGCGCCCACCTCCACGCTGGCGCAGATGCACGAGCGCCTGGTGCGCCACCTGCCCGGGGCCTGCCCGTCGCTGGACGAGTTCAGCCGCGCCGTGCAGGGCCTGCGCGAACGCATCGCGGCCGATCCGGCCCTGGCCGGGGCGCTCAACGGTCCGGTGGTGCCCTTCATCTTGCCGCAGTCCCTGATCTCCGACGAGGGTTCCGCGCTGGAGGAGTTCTACCTGCCGCGCGTGGCCCAGGCCTTCACCGAAGCCCACCCCGGCAAGGTCTTCAAGGACCACCACACCCAGCCTTTGAGCGGCCATCTGCGCACCCGTGCGGGCAGCCGCCACGAGCAGCTACTGCAACGCCTGCAGGCGGGGCCGGTGATCGGCCTGTACCTGCCCGCGCTGCGCGAGTACTCGGTGCCCGCGGCGGTCGAGCGTCTGGCCGGCCTGCCGGCCGACTGGCTGCTGGCCGGTGGCCTGGACACCGCGGCGGCCCTGATCGCCGAACCCGGCCTGCTGCTGCGCGAGCAGGGCTACACGCCGCTGCTGTGGACGGCGGCCCTGGAGGGCCAGGCCGGCGAGGGGCACTGCTTCGAGGCCTATGGCTACGACATGAGCTTCAACCGCCGCAAGCACTTCGACGCCTGCGCCGAGACTTCGACCTGCGCCCTGGTGGTGCTGGCCTGA
- a CDS encoding NUDIX domain-containing protein: MNQNTAPSLEQALDVIERQCPDARAGLPEPLFLAVSRLTPLVNVDLLVGDGAGRTLMTWREDRFYGPGWHVPGGIVRFKESWATRIAAVAAAELGAQVEADATPLAVFELTAPERDLRGHFITLAFRCRLRTPADPARQAPAGGRPAAGQWAWFDELPPDTIRQHGIYRPLFSSGADTGRKP; this comes from the coding sequence ATGAACCAGAACACCGCCCCCTCGCTGGAACAGGCCCTGGACGTCATCGAGCGGCAGTGCCCGGATGCCCGCGCCGGTCTGCCCGAGCCGCTGTTCCTGGCCGTCAGCCGGTTGACGCCCCTGGTCAACGTCGACCTGCTGGTGGGCGACGGGGCGGGGCGCACGCTGATGACCTGGCGCGAAGACCGCTTCTATGGCCCGGGCTGGCATGTGCCGGGGGGCATCGTGCGCTTCAAGGAATCCTGGGCCACGCGCATCGCGGCCGTGGCCGCCGCCGAGCTGGGCGCCCAGGTCGAGGCCGACGCGACCCCGCTGGCGGTCTTCGAGCTGACCGCGCCTGAGCGCGACCTGCGCGGACACTTCATCACCCTGGCGTTCCGCTGCCGGCTGCGAACGCCGGCGGATCCGGCACGCCAGGCACCTGCCGGCGGACGTCCCGCGGCAGGCCAGTGGGCATGGTTCGACGAACTGCCGCCCGATACCATTCGCCAACACGGCATTTACCGCCCGCTGTTCAGCAGCGGCGCCGACACCGGAAGGAAGCCTTGA